One Parashewanella spongiae genomic window, CTTTCTTGGATAACTGTAACTCAAAATCTACCCCAGATATCCAAACTTTGACAGACTGCCCTTCTTGAAACTCAAGTGTATCAACCCGTTGTGATTTCTTATGCTTCTTATCATCTTCACTCAAAGAAACAAGACGATTAGATTTGCACGCCATGATAAAATCCTTGTGGCATTTGTGTTTGATAAACACCATATTTTCATTTGAACAGAACCAACTGTCTGCTAGAACATATTTGAATTTAAGTTGGTTTTGGTAACTAATTTGTAAAAGCTCTCTAAAATCTTCATTCTTAGTTGTTTCAGACATTCTGCGAACTTTCTTAGTTTTCAGATCACAATAGGGAATTGGCTTAGTGATCAACTTATAAGATACTGGAATTGATACACCTTGGGAGTAGTAAAGACAATTAAGAAGGTTAATCCCTTTAACGGTTCGATTTTTTGTGTGGTCGTAGTGGTAAGCGATCAAGTCGCTTTCGTCCGTATAAGGCTTTTCTTCAATCGTATCATCGAAAATAAGAACGGCATCATCTTCTTCGACCTGTCTTACAGTGGATTTAACCATTCCCCAAAGAGTTTTACTGGTGAACTCGTTAGTAGAAAGGAGTCTTGTTACCTGATCATGACTGTAAGCACCATCTAGTAAGTCTGACATCCCTGTTGCTGTTACTTGTCCAAAGCTAGATAGTTGGTAATCGCTATACAGCTCTAGTAATTCATCGTTCATAGCTTGATTATGCCACTAATTTTTAGGCGGTGCGTAACATGAGTTAATAAGAAGGAAGTGGTGTTAAAGATAATTTAACACCAATCGCTATAGCTCGACGTTCCAAACAATATTTCAACTCAGTGAAATATTCCATCACATCTTTTTTGATATCTTTTTGTTCAGAATAATAAGCGCTGTCATTTATAGAACGTGCCGAGCCATCATCTTTTGTCGTTGGATTTTTATACCCCTCTGATTCAGGAATATCTCTAATTAATACAGAACATATATGATGCAATTTTTGCATATTTGATGCATTAGAAGCCGACTTTGCTTGAGTTTTAACATTCATAATTACCGTCTTTAACTTAGTCCTTGTA contains:
- a CDS encoding IS701 family transposase — protein: MNDELLELYSDYQLSSFGQVTATGMSDLLDGAYSHDQVTRLLSTNEFTSKTLWGMVKSTVRQVEEDDAVLIFDDTIEEKPYTDESDLIAYHYDHTKNRTVKGINLLNCLYYSQGVSIPVSYKLITKPIPYCDLKTKKVRRMSETTKNEDFRELLQISYQNQLKFKYVLADSWFCSNENMVFIKHKCHKDFIMACKSNRLVSLSEDDKKHKKSQRVDTLEFQEGQSVKVWISGVDFELQLSKKVFKNKDGSTGELYLLCSDLSCDDEFIQAVYQKRWNVELFHKNLKSNAAITRSPAHTVKTQSNHQFLSIYSAFRLETLALKLKMNKFQLRAKLYIKALKTAFTELQTLKAVSA